One window of Cohnella hashimotonis genomic DNA carries:
- a CDS encoding response regulator: protein MTEQLPIKVLLVDDHEMVRIGLAAVLGTEEGIEVVGEAGNGQEGLRLAKAYDPDVVLMDLVMDGMDGIETTRRLLEQQPECRVIVLTSFLDDEKMYPVIEAGAFSYLLKTSRASEIADAIRAAARGQSVLESQVASKMMNRFRRPAQTEAQPHEELTEREMEVLQLIAQGKSNQEIADELFIGIKTVKYHLTNMFSKLGVEDRTQAAIYAHRNGLAE, encoded by the coding sequence ATGACGGAGCAACTGCCGATCAAAGTGCTGCTGGTCGATGATCACGAGATGGTGAGGATCGGACTGGCTGCCGTACTGGGAACCGAGGAAGGCATCGAAGTGGTGGGAGAAGCGGGGAACGGACAAGAAGGACTGAGGCTCGCAAAAGCTTATGATCCGGACGTCGTGCTGATGGACCTGGTCATGGACGGCATGGACGGCATCGAGACCACGCGCCGTCTGCTCGAGCAGCAGCCGGAATGCCGCGTCATCGTGCTGACGAGCTTTCTCGACGACGAGAAGATGTATCCCGTCATTGAAGCGGGCGCATTCAGCTACTTGCTCAAGACGTCGAGGGCGAGCGAGATCGCGGACGCGATCCGGGCCGCAGCCCGCGGCCAATCGGTGCTCGAATCGCAGGTGGCCTCCAAGATGATGAACCGGTTCCGAAGGCCGGCTCAAACGGAGGCGCAGCCGCACGAGGAGCTGACGGAGCGGGAGATGGAAGTGCTGCAGCTGATCGCACAGGGCAAGTCCAACCAAGAGATCGCGGACGAGCTGTTTATCGGCATTAAGACGGTCAAGTATCATTTGACCAATATGTTCAGCAAGCTCGGCGTCGAGGACCGGACCCAAGCGGCGATCTACGCGCACCGCAACGGATTGGCCGAATAA
- a CDS encoding cyclase family protein, with product MPRIYDISMTIEEGMQVWKNYEAKKPSIANVQNHNQGKPHESLLTMNVHTGTHVDAPLHMLAGGATIETIPLEQLVGPARVLDLTHVKDSITKDDLVPFNIQKGERLLFKTSSSFSEEFLMDFVFLREDGARYLADIGIAVAATDALGIERAQAEYPTHRTLMRAGIVIVEGVRLKDVAPGSYWLVVAPLKMTGIDAAPARALLIGD from the coding sequence ATGCCGCGTATTTACGACATCAGTATGACGATCGAAGAAGGCATGCAGGTATGGAAAAACTACGAGGCCAAAAAACCGAGTATCGCGAATGTGCAAAATCACAATCAAGGCAAGCCGCACGAGAGCTTGCTGACGATGAACGTACATACGGGGACGCATGTGGATGCGCCTCTTCACATGCTGGCCGGCGGCGCTACGATCGAGACCATCCCGCTGGAGCAGCTGGTCGGTCCGGCGCGCGTGCTCGACCTGACGCACGTCAAGGATTCGATTACGAAGGACGACCTCGTGCCGTTTAATATCCAGAAGGGCGAGCGTCTGCTGTTTAAGACGAGCAGCTCATTCAGCGAGGAATTCCTGATGGACTTCGTCTTCCTGCGCGAGGATGGGGCGCGTTATCTGGCCGATATCGGCATCGCCGTCGCCGCTACGGACGCGCTCGGCATCGAGCGCGCGCAGGCGGAGTACCCGACGCACCGCACGCTGATGCGCGCAGGCATCGTCATCGTCGAAGGCGTGCGCCTGAAGGACGTCGCGCCGGGTTCGTACTGGCTTGTCGTCGCGCCGCTCAAGATGACCGGCATCGACGCCGCACCTGCAAGGGCGCTGCTGATTGGCGACTAA
- a CDS encoding GGDEF domain-containing protein → MSKWVKSLLNPACIRTIVGGSREGNVGMLAGRLGPDRTTWPKKKLKQWMEVRSQILWGWQGEHMLLLAVRLPEDERRRQAVRPELEAQLRSIVAENTGAEAAIGFGFILLPPRAYGHSGEQLLMEGMLEAGAQAIKALEEAIAPELSAKPAKAAADPKSTDPWSEGDQGLTVGRLAAAMPAMPPETPVSAAAEWFEEQPDSHSIVVAIAEQPRGLITRDRLNRMLASKFGMPLYWNRTIDKIMENAPLVAEADMHVEAVARLAMDRSDSQLYDTVIVTEQGRYVGGVTVKALLESFASLQAEAARRVNPLTGLPGGDSIRREIESRVKMRKPFSVYYADLDYFKWFNDSYGYSAGDDMIRYTASVLDGVLNEEEGSNHFLGHIGGDDFISISDRSDPEARCRAFIERFHAGVDPMYGTARPTMVIDRHGGAVQQPGVSLSIAVIRWDGSGTISHEELSRLAAACKKRAKELPGSAYAVSEAIAASFEERA, encoded by the coding sequence ATGAGCAAATGGGTAAAAAGTCTACTGAATCCAGCATGCATCAGGACGATTGTCGGAGGCTCCCGCGAGGGGAATGTCGGCATGCTGGCAGGGCGGCTTGGTCCCGACAGAACGACCTGGCCGAAGAAAAAGCTGAAGCAGTGGATGGAGGTTCGCTCCCAGATCCTATGGGGCTGGCAGGGAGAACATATGCTGCTGCTCGCCGTGCGGCTGCCCGAGGATGAACGCAGGCGGCAGGCCGTCAGGCCCGAGCTTGAGGCGCAGCTTCGCAGCATCGTTGCGGAGAATACGGGCGCCGAAGCCGCGATCGGCTTCGGATTTATACTGCTGCCTCCGCGAGCGTACGGTCACAGCGGGGAACAGCTGCTGATGGAGGGGATGCTGGAAGCCGGCGCGCAAGCGATTAAGGCGCTGGAAGAAGCCATAGCTCCCGAGCTGTCCGCTAAACCGGCCAAAGCTGCGGCAGACCCCAAATCGACCGATCCCTGGTCGGAGGGCGATCAAGGACTGACGGTCGGCCGGCTCGCGGCGGCCATGCCTGCCATGCCTCCCGAGACGCCGGTATCGGCTGCCGCCGAATGGTTCGAGGAACAGCCGGACAGCCACAGCATCGTTGTGGCGATCGCGGAACAGCCGCGCGGACTGATCACGCGTGACCGGCTGAACCGGATGCTGGCGTCCAAGTTCGGCATGCCGCTGTATTGGAACCGGACGATCGACAAGATCATGGAAAATGCGCCGCTCGTAGCGGAAGCGGACATGCACGTGGAAGCCGTCGCCCGGTTGGCCATGGACCGCTCGGACTCCCAGCTGTACGATACGGTCATCGTGACCGAGCAGGGGCGGTACGTAGGCGGCGTCACCGTCAAGGCGCTGCTCGAGTCGTTCGCTTCGCTGCAAGCCGAAGCGGCGCGGCGCGTCAACCCGCTGACGGGATTGCCGGGCGGGGATAGCATTCGCCGCGAGATTGAATCGCGCGTTAAAATGCGCAAGCCGTTCAGCGTCTATTACGCGGACCTGGATTATTTTAAATGGTTCAACGACAGTTACGGCTACAGCGCCGGCGACGATATGATCCGATATACGGCTTCCGTGCTTGACGGCGTTCTGAATGAAGAGGAAGGAAGCAACCATTTCCTGGGCCATATCGGAGGCGACGATTTTATCTCCATCAGCGACCGATCCGATCCCGAAGCGCGCTGCCGCGCCTTTATCGAGCGGTTCCACGCCGGTGTCGACCCGATGTACGGGACGGCTCGGCCGACGATGGTGATCGACCGGCACGGCGGCGCCGTCCAGCAGCCCGGCGTATCGCTCTCGATCGCCGTCATCCGCTGGGACGGCTCCGGAACCATCAGCCATGAAGAATTGTCGCGATTGGCCGCGGCATGCAAGAAAAGAGCCAAGGAACTGCCGGGAAGCGCGTACGCCGTTAGCGAGGCGATCGCCGCGTCATTCGAAGAACGGGCATAA
- the zwf gene encoding glucose-6-phosphate dehydrogenase — MTDQLIDNVTAEGAVYFIFGATGDLARRKLFPALYSLYREGKLGDKFAIVGLARRPRTDEQFRGDVLESIKEFCRYKIGEGQDWQDFTERFTYHSLDIGNVEGFRELKASTEALEARYSIAGNRLFYLALAPELFGTVSRNLRDGGMLESEGWHRLVIEKPFGYDYPSASKLNEEIRHVFREDEVFRIDHYLGKEMVQNIEVIRFANAFFEPLWNKQHIANVQITLSETVGVEERGAYYNKSGALRDMVQNHMLQMLTMIAMEPPSHLDPEAIRDEKVKVLRSLRNFKSGDEVRERVIRGQYTSGELRGQALKGYREEDSVPADSSTETFFAARLFVDNFRWSGVPFYVRTGKRLPVKSTEIVVEFKNVPGNLLFASRQQLQPNLLVIRVNPMEGIYIRINAKKPGNEMTVQPVAMEFCQSCQVGINTPEAYERLLFDAARGDSTYFTRWDELAAAWQLVDPIAAAWQEHAADLSYYSAGAWGPQQAHKLLHQDGFHWWPVNGQDEDNVIWVSNTGK; from the coding sequence ATGACGGATCAACTGATCGACAACGTAACCGCGGAAGGCGCGGTTTACTTTATCTTCGGCGCGACGGGCGATCTGGCGCGGCGCAAGCTATTTCCGGCTTTGTACAGCCTCTACCGCGAGGGCAAGCTTGGCGATAAGTTCGCCATTGTCGGCCTCGCGCGGCGTCCGCGTACGGACGAGCAATTCCGCGGGGACGTCCTCGAATCGATCAAGGAATTTTGCCGGTACAAGATCGGAGAAGGCCAGGACTGGCAGGACTTCACGGAGCGCTTCACCTACCACTCGCTCGACATCGGCAACGTGGAAGGCTTCCGCGAGCTGAAGGCGTCGACGGAGGCGCTCGAAGCGCGTTATTCCATCGCCGGCAACCGCCTGTTCTATTTGGCGCTGGCACCGGAGCTTTTCGGCACCGTATCCCGGAACCTTCGGGACGGCGGCATGCTCGAGAGCGAAGGCTGGCACAGACTGGTCATCGAAAAGCCGTTCGGCTACGACTACCCGTCCGCCTCCAAGCTGAACGAGGAGATCCGCCACGTTTTCCGCGAGGACGAAGTATTCCGCATCGACCATTACCTGGGCAAGGAAATGGTGCAGAACATCGAGGTCATTCGCTTCGCGAACGCCTTCTTCGAGCCGCTCTGGAACAAGCAGCATATTGCGAATGTCCAGATCACGCTGTCCGAGACGGTCGGCGTCGAAGAGCGGGGGGCTTATTACAACAAGTCCGGCGCGCTTCGCGACATGGTCCAGAACCATATGCTGCAGATGCTGACGATGATCGCGATGGAGCCGCCGAGCCACCTCGACCCCGAAGCGATCCGCGACGAGAAGGTCAAGGTGCTGCGCTCCCTGCGCAACTTCAAATCCGGCGACGAGGTGCGCGAGCGCGTCATTCGCGGACAATACACGTCGGGCGAGCTGAGAGGCCAAGCGCTCAAGGGCTACCGCGAGGAAGATTCGGTGCCGGCGGACTCTTCGACCGAGACGTTTTTCGCAGCGCGGCTGTTCGTGGACAACTTCCGCTGGTCGGGAGTGCCGTTCTACGTAAGGACAGGCAAGCGGCTCCCGGTCAAGTCGACCGAGATCGTCGTCGAGTTCAAGAACGTGCCGGGCAACCTGCTGTTCGCGAGCCGTCAGCAGCTCCAGCCGAACCTGCTGGTCATCCGCGTCAATCCGATGGAGGGCATCTACATTCGGATCAACGCCAAAAAGCCGGGCAACGAGATGACTGTGCAGCCCGTAGCGATGGAGTTCTGCCAGAGCTGCCAGGTCGGCATCAATACGCCGGAAGCTTACGAGCGTTTGCTCTTCGACGCGGCACGCGGCGATTCGACCTACTTCACGCGCTGGGATGAGCTTGCTGCAGCCTGGCAGCTGGTCGATCCGATCGCGGCTGCCTGGCAGGAGCATGCCGCGGATCTTTCCTACTACTCCGCAGGCGCTTGGGGCCCGCAGCAGGCGCACAAACTGCTCCATCAGGACGGCTTCCATTGGTGGCCGGTCAACGGGCAGGACGAAGACAACGTCATTTGGGTGAGCAACACCGGCAAGTAA
- a CDS encoding MDR family MFS transporter — MSASQGNKLGIVLAGLMLGIFVAAIDNTIVGTAMATIVSELGDYDKIVWVTSAYLVTEMAGMPIFGKLSDMYGRKRFFIFGMIMFLLGSVLCGTATSITELSIYRAIQGIGGGALVPIAFTILFDVIPVEKRGGMSGIFGAVFGTSSLAGPLLGAYITDHVHWRWIFYINLPLGLVALALIVFGYKESRAHLKQRIDWWGATTLVGAVVSLMFALELGGGTYAWDSAKIVSLFAAAFVQFAVFLYAETKAADPIISYAMFRQRLFASSTVAGLFYGAAFITFAMYIPIFVQGVNGGSATNSGLILLPLTLGSVVSSQIGAFLAMKTSYRNVMILSAVILVIGAALLSTITPDTSRATLVWYMIVTGVGVGFSFSVLGMASMHGFGANQRGSASSTMSFVRSLGMTVGLTVFGIMQRNSLADKLKEAFAGSDNAQGAGSALGDIRQSLTPENRANIPEGTLHKIVEALSSSISHMFLWSLVPAGLALATVFFMGRSKLEIPAKGGKPEMAAGGH; from the coding sequence ATGAGCGCTTCGCAAGGCAACAAGCTGGGCATCGTTCTAGCCGGACTGATGCTCGGCATCTTTGTGGCGGCCATCGACAACACGATCGTCGGCACCGCCATGGCGACGATCGTCTCCGAGCTCGGCGACTACGACAAGATCGTCTGGGTCACTTCCGCGTATCTCGTCACGGAAATGGCGGGCATGCCGATCTTCGGCAAGCTGTCCGACATGTACGGCCGCAAGCGGTTTTTCATTTTCGGCATGATCATGTTCCTGCTCGGCTCGGTTCTATGCGGGACGGCGACAAGCATTACCGAGCTGTCGATCTACCGGGCCATCCAGGGCATCGGGGGCGGCGCGCTCGTGCCGATCGCCTTCACGATTCTGTTCGACGTCATCCCGGTCGAAAAGCGCGGCGGCATGTCGGGCATCTTCGGCGCCGTATTCGGCACCTCGAGCCTCGCCGGACCGCTGCTCGGCGCCTACATTACCGACCATGTCCACTGGCGCTGGATTTTCTACATCAATCTCCCGTTGGGCTTGGTCGCGTTGGCGCTAATCGTATTCGGCTACAAGGAATCCCGCGCGCATCTGAAACAACGCATCGACTGGTGGGGCGCCACCACCCTCGTCGGCGCGGTCGTCAGCCTCATGTTCGCGCTTGAGCTGGGCGGGGGCACGTATGCGTGGGATTCGGCGAAGATCGTCTCGCTGTTCGCCGCGGCGTTCGTCCAGTTCGCGGTATTCCTGTATGCAGAGACCAAGGCGGCGGATCCGATCATCTCCTACGCCATGTTCCGGCAGCGGCTGTTCGCTTCGAGCACGGTGGCGGGTTTGTTCTACGGCGCGGCGTTTATCACGTTTGCGATGTACATCCCGATCTTCGTACAAGGCGTGAACGGCGGTTCGGCGACGAATTCGGGGCTCATCCTGCTGCCGCTTACGCTGGGCTCGGTCGTATCTTCGCAGATCGGCGCATTTCTCGCGATGAAGACGTCTTATCGAAATGTCATGATCTTGTCCGCCGTTATCCTCGTAATCGGGGCGGCGCTGCTGTCGACGATTACGCCCGATACGTCGCGAGCGACGCTGGTCTGGTACATGATCGTCACGGGCGTCGGCGTGGGCTTCTCGTTTTCGGTACTCGGCATGGCCAGCATGCACGGCTTCGGGGCGAACCAGCGCGGCTCGGCAAGCTCGACGATGTCGTTCGTGCGTTCGCTCGGCATGACGGTCGGCCTGACCGTCTTCGGCATCATGCAGCGCAACTCGCTCGCGGACAAGTTGAAGGAAGCGTTCGCCGGTTCGGACAATGCGCAGGGCGCCGGCTCGGCGCTCGGCGATATCAGGCAATCGTTGACCCCGGAAAATCGCGCCAACATTCCCGAGGGTACGCTGCATAAGATCGTAGAGGCGCTGTCGTCCTCCATTTCGCATATGTTCCTCTGGTCGCTCGTACCCGCGGGGCTCGCGCTCGCCACCGTCTTTTTCATGGGCCGTTCGAAGCTTGAGATCCCCGCAAAAGGGGGAAAGCCGGAAATGGCCGCGGGTGGCCATTGA
- a CDS encoding YhbD family protein, which produces MERELISKKDLLELMGISYGQLYRWKRKQLIPEEWFIRKSTFTGQETFFPKDMILARIDRIMNMKEDLSLDELADKLSPFQSELSLSKRELIERNIVSELSISRLSTPAQSNEQEAYSFAQLLYLYVTDQLLSAGEISLVESDLLMETLRSHFPRYEGKPCELLFMRKMGVTMFALVAAPPTLYFDAGVKVVARLQLAEIAEQLRSKLN; this is translated from the coding sequence ATGGAGCGCGAATTGATTTCAAAAAAGGACCTTCTGGAGCTGATGGGCATTTCATACGGTCAGCTGTACCGCTGGAAGCGCAAGCAGCTGATCCCGGAAGAGTGGTTTATTCGCAAGTCTACGTTCACGGGACAGGAGACCTTCTTCCCGAAGGATATGATCTTGGCGAGAATCGATCGGATCATGAACATGAAGGAAGATTTATCGCTGGATGAATTGGCCGACAAGCTGTCTCCTTTTCAATCCGAACTATCGTTGTCCAAACGCGAGTTAATAGAACGTAACATTGTTTCGGAGTTGTCGATTTCTCGTCTCAGCACACCGGCACAATCGAATGAGCAGGAAGCCTATTCGTTTGCGCAGCTCTTGTATTTGTACGTAACGGATCAACTGCTGTCTGCAGGAGAGATCAGTCTTGTCGAGAGCGACCTGTTGATGGAGACGCTGCGCAGTCACTTTCCCCGCTACGAAGGCAAGCCATGCGAGCTGCTGTTCATGCGAAAGATGGGCGTGACGATGTTCGCGCTCGTCGCGGCGCCGCCTACGCTGTACTTCGATGCCGGCGTCAAGGTGGTTGCCAGGCTGCAGTTGGCGGAGATCGCGGAGCAGCTAAGGAGCAAGCTGAACTGA
- a CDS encoding EAL domain-containing protein — protein sequence MALGTYPGPGISMVADREAALLYFYWSGAAGSAASLIEARWKQRAEELLLESFAGPARPYAAKWLHNDLMLFFCADKQEEPGRFRRELMLSARAYKERLLEPALREELRGAPLPSLHAGCAFGEFKRGEGTGRKLHEMAREAMQNGQHEDALDDALRLGELERLLENQALRSVYQPIVDIRERRPLGYEALSRPMDTDVFNGPLPLFEFAERAGKDYALDRLARERAISGSAGLAKEQKLFLNLSPRIIDAPQFAPWKTLALLESHGLTPAQVVFEITERSSIRDFGSVQRVLAHYRSQGYKIAIDDVGAGYSSLLSIVELRPDYIKVDRSIVSGLHADTFKEHMLGTLVEAADRMGIALIAEGVETQQELDKLISMGVHYAQGYLLGRPGPMA from the coding sequence ATGGCGTTGGGAACGTATCCGGGGCCGGGTATATCCATGGTTGCGGACAGAGAGGCCGCCCTGTTGTACTTTTATTGGAGCGGCGCTGCGGGGAGCGCAGCCTCGCTGATCGAGGCGAGGTGGAAACAGCGGGCGGAGGAGCTGCTGCTCGAGAGCTTTGCCGGGCCTGCCAGACCTTATGCGGCAAAATGGCTGCATAACGACCTGATGCTCTTTTTCTGCGCGGACAAGCAGGAGGAGCCGGGCCGGTTCAGACGCGAGCTGATGCTGTCCGCAAGGGCGTACAAGGAACGGCTGCTGGAGCCCGCGCTCCGGGAAGAGCTGCGGGGCGCGCCTTTGCCTTCGCTTCACGCTGGCTGCGCGTTCGGCGAATTCAAGCGGGGAGAGGGGACCGGACGCAAGCTGCACGAGATGGCACGGGAAGCGATGCAGAACGGCCAGCACGAAGACGCGCTTGACGATGCGCTCCGCCTTGGCGAACTGGAGCGGCTGCTGGAAAACCAGGCGCTGCGGTCCGTCTATCAGCCGATCGTCGACATTCGCGAGCGCCGTCCGCTCGGCTACGAGGCGCTGTCGAGACCGATGGACACCGACGTCTTCAACGGGCCGCTGCCGTTGTTCGAATTCGCCGAACGCGCGGGCAAAGACTATGCGCTCGACCGCCTTGCCAGAGAGCGGGCCATCTCGGGCAGCGCCGGCCTTGCGAAGGAGCAGAAGCTGTTCCTTAACCTGTCTCCCCGGATCATCGACGCGCCCCAATTCGCGCCATGGAAGACACTGGCTCTCCTGGAGTCGCACGGTTTGACGCCGGCTCAGGTCGTCTTCGAGATCACGGAGCGATCGAGCATCCGGGACTTCGGCTCGGTGCAGCGGGTGCTTGCGCACTACCGGAGCCAAGGGTACAAGATCGCCATCGACGATGTCGGGGCGGGCTACTCCTCCCTGCTGTCGATCGTGGAGCTTAGGCCGGATTATATCAAAGTGGACCGTTCGATCGTAAGCGGCCTGCATGCGGACACGTTCAAGGAGCACATGCTCGGCACGCTCGTCGAAGCCGCGGACCGGATGGGGATCGCGCTGATCGCCGAAGGCGTGGAGACGCAGCAGGAGCTGGACAAGCTCATCTCGATGGGCGTCCATTATGCGCAAGGCTATTTGCTCGGCCGGCCGGGACCGATGGCTTAA
- a CDS encoding bactofilin yields the protein MDSGMIGDLKMDGIGTAAGGVYKKVALNGVCKVATDIEAQLFDADGRIRVGGHLAASELDLDGTLDVAGGVRAGAAAIDGVITVKGAYAGQRLRLNGMLAVGGDCEMDALEGEGAFKIGGLLNAGTIDLKLQGRGTAKEIGGESIRIGKGRTGAWQSLWQRMLPSFAQELVADTIEGDWIELDHATVKVVRGDRVTIGEGCVIDRVEYRTELRKHPSARIGEEAKVNG from the coding sequence ATGGACAGCGGAATGATCGGCGATCTGAAAATGGATGGCATCGGAACGGCGGCGGGCGGCGTCTACAAGAAGGTGGCGCTGAACGGCGTCTGTAAAGTGGCGACCGACATCGAGGCGCAGCTCTTCGACGCGGACGGGCGAATCCGGGTAGGCGGTCACTTGGCGGCAAGCGAGCTGGATCTCGACGGCACGCTTGACGTCGCCGGCGGCGTAAGAGCCGGCGCGGCCGCAATCGACGGCGTAATTACCGTTAAGGGGGCGTACGCGGGGCAGCGCCTGCGTCTGAACGGCATGCTGGCCGTCGGCGGAGACTGTGAGATGGACGCGCTCGAAGGGGAGGGCGCCTTTAAAATCGGCGGGCTGCTCAACGCGGGCACGATCGATCTGAAGCTGCAGGGAAGAGGCACCGCGAAGGAGATCGGCGGAGAGTCGATCCGTATCGGCAAAGGCCGGACAGGCGCTTGGCAATCGCTGTGGCAGCGGATGCTGCCAAGCTTCGCTCAGGAGCTCGTAGCGGACACGATCGAAGGCGATTGGATCGAGCTGGATCACGCGACGGTAAAAGTCGTGCGGGGGGATCGGGTGACGATCGGCGAAGGCTGCGTCATCGATCGCGTGGAATACCGGACCGAGCTTCGCAAGCATCCGTCGGCCCGAATCGGCGAGGAGGCGAAAGTAAATGGTTAA
- a CDS encoding MFS transporter yields MAMAPLAQAAIGRKNNKALVLTGLMLGLIFAELDETIVSTAMPTIIRDLHGLPLMGWVAGIYMLSMTLFMPILGKLADLYGRKRVYLACIGLFIAGSFVCGLAQSMPMLLVGRGIQGIGAGGLMPLAMVILGDTYELEQRAKLQALFGPLMILPQLLGPTISGELISHVNWHWIFLINLPFGILTAAVMWIGMVEKRGEEKKKIDWTGAATLMLALLSLLLAPVLIETQGLSWSSPLIIGMLVLFVVLTALLIWIERRVEEPIIPLHLFRNRNVVVLSSLVFILMLGVMGTFANFPFFAQNVMGLSPRASGYLNLAFMGGAIPFSILVGFLITRVAYRTIFIISFTLPIVALVLMLQFGIDVSVIFVVVTFVIMGVGLGALFGGDNLIVQESVSKEESGIALSTVQLFQSIGASIGLSVFGSLLAGDIKKGIEGIADQLPAGTASEIQTGGIPKGLAPDLLEHVKTAFSGAYHNLYVISIVFVCIAFVLCWFLKKEVLQKREDGDAPLAH; encoded by the coding sequence ATGGCTATGGCTCCACTCGCGCAAGCCGCGATCGGACGCAAAAACAACAAAGCGCTCGTACTGACGGGACTGATGCTCGGCCTGATTTTCGCGGAGCTCGACGAGACGATCGTCTCCACGGCCATGCCGACGATTATCCGGGATCTGCACGGGCTGCCGCTGATGGGGTGGGTGGCCGGCATCTACATGCTGTCCATGACGCTGTTCATGCCGATTCTCGGCAAGCTGGCCGATCTCTACGGCCGCAAACGCGTCTATCTCGCGTGCATCGGGCTGTTCATCGCCGGCTCGTTCGTCTGCGGGCTCGCGCAGTCGATGCCGATGCTGCTCGTCGGACGGGGGATTCAAGGGATCGGCGCAGGCGGCCTGATGCCGCTCGCGATGGTCATTCTCGGCGATACGTACGAGCTCGAGCAGCGCGCCAAGCTGCAGGCGTTGTTCGGACCGCTGATGATCCTGCCGCAGCTGCTCGGACCGACGATCAGCGGCGAGCTGATCTCGCACGTCAACTGGCATTGGATTTTCCTGATCAACCTGCCGTTCGGTATCCTGACCGCGGCCGTTATGTGGATCGGGATGGTGGAAAAGAGAGGCGAAGAAAAGAAGAAGATCGACTGGACCGGCGCCGCGACGCTCATGCTCGCGCTGCTGTCCCTGCTGCTCGCGCCGGTGCTCATTGAGACGCAAGGGCTATCGTGGAGTTCGCCGCTGATTATCGGCATGCTCGTCCTGTTCGTCGTCTTGACGGCGCTGCTCATCTGGATCGAGCGGCGCGTCGAAGAACCGATTATCCCGCTCCATCTGTTCCGCAACCGCAACGTCGTCGTGCTGTCGAGTCTCGTGTTCATCCTGATGCTGGGCGTCATGGGCACGTTCGCCAACTTCCCGTTTTTCGCGCAGAACGTCATGGGCTTGTCGCCAAGGGCTTCCGGGTATCTGAACCTGGCGTTCATGGGCGGGGCGATACCGTTCAGCATTCTGGTCGGTTTCCTTATCACGCGCGTTGCCTACCGTACGATTTTCATTATTTCGTTTACGCTGCCGATCGTCGCCCTGGTGCTGATGCTGCAGTTTGGCATCGACGTTAGCGTGATCTTCGTCGTCGTTACCTTCGTCATCATGGGCGTCGGGCTCGGCGCGCTGTTCGGCGGAGACAATCTGATCGTCCAGGAGTCGGTGAGCAAGGAAGAGAGCGGGATCGCGCTGTCGACCGTACAGCTCTTCCAGTCGATCGGGGCGTCCATCGGACTCAGCGTGTTCGGCTCGCTGCTGGCCGGCGACATCAAGAAGGGCATCGAGGGCATCGCGGACCAATTGCCGGCGGGCACCGCGAGCGAGATTCAGACGGGCGGCATTCCGAAGGGGCTCGCGCCGGATCTGCTCGAACACGTGAAGACCGCGTTCTCGGGCGCGTATCACAATCTGTACGTGATTTCGATCGTATTCGTCTGCATCGCCTTCGTGCTCTGCTGGTTCCTGAAGAAGGAAGTGCTGCAGAAGCGGGAAGACGGAGACGCGCCGCTGGCGCATTAA